In Parus major isolate Abel chromosome 3, Parus_major1.1, whole genome shotgun sequence, the following are encoded in one genomic region:
- the GPATCH11 gene encoding G patch domain-containing protein 11 isoform X1, with the protein MEGDEEEDYMSDLFIKQDVRPGLPMVRRVKEAIHKEEKQKEANEKNRQKSIKEEEKERRDLVLKSALGNENKGFALLQKMGYKSGQALGKSGEGIVEPIPLNIKTGRSGLGHEELKKRKAEEKLENYRQKLHMKKQANEQAADQFRVRFKTKQEERKMEGDLRKSQRACQQLDMQKDIDVPKETWFWIEPEEEDKKDEEDKEDECTSSDLSVSEKLHILTAYLREKHFYCIWCGTTYEDSEDLSSNCPGDSAADHD; encoded by the exons ATGGAGGGAGATGAAGAGGAGGACTATAtgtctgatttatttattaa ACAGGATGTCAGGCCAGGCTTGCCCATGGTGAGGCGGGTGAAGGAAGCTAttcataaagaagaaaagcaaaaagaagcCAATGAGAAGAACAGacaaaaaagcataaaagaagaagaaaaagagagacgTGACTTGGTACTGAAAAGTGCATTGGGCAATGAGAACAAAGGCTTTGCTTTGCTCCAGAAGATGGGCTACAAGAGTGGCCAGGCCCTTGGCAAAAGTG GAGAAGGCATTGTTGAACCTATTCCTCTGAACATAAAAACAG GCAGAAGTGGGCTTGGTCATGAGGAACTAAAAAAGcgaaaagctgaagaaaaactggaaaactaTAGACAAAAGCTCCATatgaaaaaacaagcaaatgaaCAAGCTGCAGATCAGTTCAG AGTAAgattcaaaaccaaacaagaagaACGTAAGATGGAAGGAGACCTGCGAAAAAGCCAGAGGGCCTGCCAGCAATTAGATATGCAAAAA GATATTGATGTTCCCAAGGAGACTTGGTTTTGGATAGAACCTgaagaggaagacaaaaagGATGAGGAAGACAAGGAAGATGAATGCACAAGCTCAGACTTAAGT GTATCAGAAAAGCTACACATCCTGACAGCCTATTTGAGAGAGAAGCACTTCTATTGCATTTGGTGTGGAACAACCTATGAAG ACTCTGAAGATTTATCTTCAAACTGTCCTGGAGACAGTGCTGCAGATCATGACTAA
- the GPATCH11 gene encoding G patch domain-containing protein 11 isoform X2, protein MEGDEEEDYMSDLFIKQDVRPGLPMVRRVKEAIHKEEKQKEANEKNRQKSIKEEEKERRDLVLKSALGNENKGFALLQKMGYKSGQALGKSGEGIVEPIPLNIKTGRSGLGHEELKKRKAEEKLENYRQKLHMKKQANEQAADQFRVRFKTKQEERKMEGDLRKSQRACQQLDMQKTLKIYLQTVLETVLQIMTKASLKEEALDKYV, encoded by the exons ATGGAGGGAGATGAAGAGGAGGACTATAtgtctgatttatttattaa ACAGGATGTCAGGCCAGGCTTGCCCATGGTGAGGCGGGTGAAGGAAGCTAttcataaagaagaaaagcaaaaagaagcCAATGAGAAGAACAGacaaaaaagcataaaagaagaagaaaaagagagacgTGACTTGGTACTGAAAAGTGCATTGGGCAATGAGAACAAAGGCTTTGCTTTGCTCCAGAAGATGGGCTACAAGAGTGGCCAGGCCCTTGGCAAAAGTG GAGAAGGCATTGTTGAACCTATTCCTCTGAACATAAAAACAG GCAGAAGTGGGCTTGGTCATGAGGAACTAAAAAAGcgaaaagctgaagaaaaactggaaaactaTAGACAAAAGCTCCATatgaaaaaacaagcaaatgaaCAAGCTGCAGATCAGTTCAG AGTAAgattcaaaaccaaacaagaagaACGTAAGATGGAAGGAGACCTGCGAAAAAGCCAGAGGGCCTGCCAGCAATTAGATATGCAAAAA ACTCTGAAGATTTATCTTCAAACTGTCCTGGAGACAGTGCTGCAGATCATGACTAAAGCCAGTCTAAAGGAAGAAGCCCTAGATAAGTATGTATAA